One window of Micromonas commoda chromosome 1, complete sequence genomic DNA carries:
- a CDS encoding predicted protein (Encodes a cys-rich protein.), whose product MASAAAVVIPNGSLRDDDEVNAERAQRGKGRRPARPPPARDPPPPPARDPAPRVVKPSKKRGRPAVEPCPHGVRPRSRCGTCSACPHGRRQRQCVDCGGAAICVHRRVKYTCVDCGGASVCEHGRQRYACVECGGASICVHARKRSQCVECGGVGICEHGAMRHRCKECGLGAPCVHGVERRNCDTCGVIRGACRHGVKRYFCVVCGGKGVCEHGLERRRCETCERAGGAKCEHGRRRYFCKECGGAGICEHGRQRSTCKECGGTGICEHGRHRHHCKECGGSGICEHGKHRHHCKECGAAKVLKQLTGAD is encoded by the coding sequence GCGCGGAAAGGgacgccgacccgcgcgcccgccgcccgcgcgagatccgccgccgccgcccgcgcgagatCCAGCGCCCCGCGTGGTCAAACCTTCGAAGAAGAGGGGCCGCCCCGCGGTCGAGCCGTGCCCGCACGGGGTGAGACCCCGCTCGAGGTGCGGGACGTGCAGCGCCTGTCCGCACGGCCGGCGCCAGAGGCAGTGCGTCGattgcggcggcgccgccatctgcgtccatcgccgcgtcaaGTACACCTGCGTGGACTGCGGAGGCGCGTCCGTGTGCGAGCACGGCAGGCAGCGCTACGCGTGCGTggagtgcggcggcgcgtcgataTGCGTCCACGCGCGGAAGCGCTCGCAGTGCGTCGAgtgcgggggcgtcggcatctgcgagcacggcgcgatGCGCCACAGGTGCAAGGAatgcggcctcggcgcgccctgCGTCCACGGGGTGGAGAGGCGAAATTGCGACACGTGCGGCGTGATTAGGGGCGCGTGCCGGCACGGAGTCAAACGGTACTTTTGCGTCGTCTGCGGGGGCAAGGGGGTGTGCGAGCACGGActggagcggcggcggtgcgagaCATGCGAgcgagcgggcggcgccaagTGCGAGCACGGGCGCAGGCGGTACTtctgcaaggagtgcggcggggcggggatatgcgagcacggtcggCAGAGGTCcacgtgcaaggagtgcggcggcaccggcatATGCGAGCACGGGAGGCACCGGCACcactgcaaggagtgcggcgggtcgggcatctgcgagcacggcaaGCACCGGCACcactgcaaggagtgcggcgccgcgaaggtgcTCAAGCAGCTGACGGGGGCCGACTGA